One stretch of Xiphophorus maculatus strain JP 163 A chromosome 19, X_maculatus-5.0-male, whole genome shotgun sequence DNA includes these proteins:
- the LOC102227160 gene encoding myc target protein 1 homolog produces MALNETNAFLEILKSFNVGDMILAFCLSILVGLLLGALIYVLLTWASRRRATARITRRSKKKSGSSRRDPTGSQFGLYRSTFLSVYRQPSLEPVGPLGSKPGAETSTFRPLPKKSRPSLDMGDDTRVTMSEDTVAMDSSDSASLVPSKRNSFWLGGNGLKGFLPSHTPPPAYDSVIHAFQETCT; encoded by the exons ATGGcactaaatgaaacaaatgcatttttggaaatattaaaatcatttaatgttG GTGATATGATTCTAGCCTTCTGTTTGTCTATTCTCGTGGGCCTGCTGCTGGGAGCTTTGATCTACGTTTTGTTGACCTGGGCATCAAGACGCCGGGCTACGGCCAGGATCACAAGGCGCTCCAAGAAGAAATCTGGCAGTTCGCGACGTGACCCCACGGGCAGCCAGTTTGGCCTTTACCGAAGCACTTTCCTGAGTGTTTATAGGCAGCCCTCTCTAGAGCCGGTGGGCCCCTTGGGGAGTAAACCCGGCGCAGAGACGTCCACCTTTCGGCCGCTGCCCAAAAAGAGCAGGCCCAGCCTGGACATGGGAGATGATACACGGGTAACCATGTCAGAGGACACAGTGGCCATGGACTCTTCTGACTCAGCCTCCCTCGTACCAAGCAAGAGGAATTCCTTCTGGCTGGGCGGCAACGGGCTTAAAGGTTTCCTTCCCTCACACACTCCACCTCCTGCATATGACAGTGTCATCCATGCCTTCCAGGAGACTTGCACTTAA